The Sulfuriferula thiophila genome window below encodes:
- a CDS encoding TetR/AcrR family transcriptional regulator translates to MNASAKIRQQDVTREKLLASAFCEIHRQGFQGASIANILESTELTKGALYHHFPTKHALGLAIIDEIIAPQLDGLVFEQLRSSEHPVATLLEIIAGVDKYMGDDGIMLGCPLNNLMQEMSPLDEQFRHHLNAILETWQQSIRNALEHGQAHDVIKTTVNCQAAALFIVSAWEGCFSIAKNKQCPAAFSMCMTQLHGYVQSLMK, encoded by the coding sequence ATGAACGCTTCAGCCAAAATCAGACAACAGGATGTCACCAGAGAAAAACTACTGGCTTCCGCCTTCTGTGAAATCCATAGACAAGGTTTCCAGGGTGCCAGTATCGCCAACATTCTTGAATCTACCGAGTTGACCAAGGGTGCGCTGTATCACCACTTCCCCACCAAGCACGCGCTGGGGCTGGCCATCATTGATGAAATCATAGCCCCGCAGCTCGACGGTCTGGTATTTGAACAGTTACGCAGCAGTGAACATCCGGTGGCGACGCTACTGGAAATTATTGCCGGGGTGGACAAATACATGGGTGACGATGGCATCATGCTCGGCTGTCCGCTGAATAACCTGATGCAGGAGATGAGCCCGCTGGATGAACAGTTCCGCCATCACCTGAACGCCATACTGGAAACCTGGCAACAATCGATACGCAATGCGCTGGAGCATGGGCAAGCCCATGATGTGATCAAAACGACTGTTAATTGCCAGGCCGCCGCTCTGTTTATCGTCTCAGCATGGGAAGGCTGTTTCAGTATCGCCAAAAACAAACAATGCCCTGCCGCATTTTCCATGTGCATGACCCAGCTGCATGGCTACGTACAAAGTTTGATGAAATAG
- the tnpA gene encoding IS200/IS605 family transposase — MSNDNDIRHGRHCIFLMHVHLVFVTKCRREVFTKEILDDLRPMFASVCMDFEAELMEFDGEDDHVHLLVNYPPKLAVSVLVNSLKGVSSRMIRKKNYPSIRKKLWGGALWSPSYFAGSCGGAPIAVIRQYIEQQQTPH; from the coding sequence ATGAGTAATGACAACGACATTCGCCATGGAAGACACTGCATTTTTCTCATGCATGTGCATTTGGTCTTTGTAACGAAATGCCGCCGTGAAGTCTTCACAAAAGAAATTCTTGACGACCTGCGCCCGATGTTCGCCAGCGTCTGCATGGACTTTGAAGCGGAATTGATGGAGTTCGACGGCGAGGATGACCACGTACATCTCCTGGTGAACTATCCGCCTAAGCTGGCGGTATCGGTGCTGGTGAATAGCCTCAAAGGGGTGTCCAGTCGAATGATTCGGAAGAAGAATTACCCGAGCATCCGTAAAAAACTATGGGGCGGCGCGTTGTGGTCGCCGTCCTACTTCGCCGGTAGCTGTGGCGGCGCGCCCATTGCAGTTATCCGCCAGTACATCGAGCAGCAGCAGACACCTCACTAA
- a CDS encoding RNA-guided endonuclease InsQ/TnpB family protein → MQRLQAYKYELIPDGAQERDMRRFAGSCRFVYNKALAMQKENHEAGNKFIGYVAMAKHLTGWRNGAQTPWLKDAPCHPLQHALKDLEKAYKNFFAKRADIPRFKRKGGGEAFRYPDPKQIKLDQANNRLFLPKLGWLRYRNSRDVLGEVRNVTVSQSSGKWFASIQTQREVEQPLPTVTTAIGIDVGIARFATMSDDSFIAPLNSFKKHQQRLVRYQRRMSRKVKFSNNWKKAKARVQKNHTGIANARKDFLHKTTTTISQNHALVCIEDLQVRNMSRSSKGSKEQHGKMVKQKSGLNRAILDQGWGEFRRQLDYKVSWSGGMLLAVPPHNTSRTCPCCGHVSKDNRQTQAKFLCVDCGYENHADVVGAINVLERGYRLLACGEMAQSGRSAKQEPAEATQAVLV, encoded by the coding sequence ATGCAACGCTTACAAGCCTACAAATACGAACTGATACCAGATGGCGCGCAAGAGCGCGATATGCGCCGCTTCGCTGGGTCGTGCCGGTTCGTCTACAACAAGGCGTTGGCGATGCAAAAAGAAAATCACGAAGCTGGAAACAAGTTCATCGGCTACGTCGCCATGGCGAAGCACTTGACCGGGTGGCGCAATGGCGCGCAAACGCCGTGGCTGAAAGACGCGCCCTGTCACCCATTGCAGCATGCCTTGAAAGATTTGGAGAAAGCATACAAAAACTTCTTCGCCAAACGCGCCGACATTCCGCGCTTCAAGCGTAAGGGCGGCGGCGAAGCTTTCCGCTACCCAGACCCGAAACAGATCAAACTCGATCAGGCCAACAACCGCCTCTTTCTTCCCAAGCTCGGTTGGCTGCGTTACCGCAACAGCCGCGACGTACTGGGCGAGGTGCGCAACGTCACCGTGAGCCAGTCGAGCGGCAAGTGGTTTGCGTCAATTCAGACGCAACGCGAAGTCGAACAGCCGCTGCCCACCGTGACGACGGCCATCGGTATCGATGTCGGCATTGCCCGGTTCGCCACGATGAGCGACGATAGCTTCATCGCGCCGCTTAACAGCTTTAAGAAGCATCAGCAACGCCTTGTGCGCTACCAGCGCCGCATGAGCCGCAAGGTCAAATTCAGCAACAACTGGAAGAAGGCGAAAGCCCGCGTCCAGAAGAATCACACCGGCATCGCCAATGCCCGCAAAGACTTCCTGCACAAAACCACAACGACGATCAGCCAAAACCACGCGCTCGTCTGTATTGAGGATTTGCAGGTACGGAACATGTCCAGGTCTTCCAAGGGCAGCAAAGAACAGCACGGCAAGATGGTGAAGCAGAAGTCCGGCCTGAACCGTGCCATTCTCGACCAGGGCTGGGGCGAGTTCAGGCGGCAGCTCGACTACAAGGTGTCGTGGAGCGGCGGCATGCTGCTGGCCGTGCCACCGCACAACACCAGTCGCACTTGCCCGTGCTGCGGTCACGTATCAAAAGACAATCGGCAAACACAAGCAAAATTCTTGTGCGTCGATTGCGGTTACGAAAATCACGCCGATGTCGTCGGCGCGATCAATGTGTTAGAGCGGGGATACCGCTTGTTAGCCTGTGGAGAGATGGCGCAGTCAGGTCGCTCTGCGAAGCAGGAACCCGCCGAAGCGACTCAAGCAGTCTTGGTTTGA
- the trmL gene encoding tRNA (uridine(34)/cytosine(34)/5-carboxymethylaminomethyluridine(34)-2'-O)-methyltransferase TrmL — MFHIVLFQPEIPPNTGNVIRLAANTGCTLHLVEPLGFTLEDKQLRRAGLDYHEYASLHIHPDWTTCRQHLGDRRIFALTTKGSSSIADCAFQPNDVLLFGPETRGLPAEILAEFNTEQRIRLPMMPSSRSLNLSNTVAIVVFEAWRQNGFAGGV; from the coding sequence ATGTTCCATATCGTGCTTTTTCAACCTGAAATTCCACCTAATACGGGTAACGTCATTCGTCTTGCTGCCAATACCGGCTGTACCTTGCATCTGGTCGAACCGCTAGGCTTTACGCTCGAAGACAAACAATTACGCCGAGCCGGACTAGATTACCACGAATATGCCAGTCTCCACATCCACCCGGATTGGACAACTTGCCGCCAGCATCTTGGCGATCGTCGCATTTTTGCGCTCACCACCAAAGGTTCCAGCAGCATTGCCGACTGTGCATTCCAGCCCAACGATGTGCTGCTGTTCGGCCCCGAAACACGCGGCCTTCCTGCTGAGATACTGGCCGAATTCAATACCGAGCAACGCATCCGCTTACCGATGATGCCCAGTAGCCGCAGCCTGAATTTATCCAACACCGTCGCCATCGTCGTGTTTGAAGCTTGGCGCCAGAATGGCTTTGCCGGCGGGGTCTGA
- the gshA gene encoding glutamate--cysteine ligase, protein MVPHLTTALTGPLLELERHVLASTPKIERWFRSQWQEHEAPFYTSVDLRNSGFKLAPVDTNLFPGGFNNLNADFIPLAVQAAMSAVEKICPDAQSLLLIPENHTRNLFYLQNVARLASILRQTGLEVRIGSLIPDLTEPLVLALAEGETLTLEPVIRRGNRVGLSDYDPCAILLNNDLSAGVPEILKNIEQSLLPPLHAGWHVRRKSHHFSAYNQVALEFAELIDIDPWLINPYFATCGEIDFQARQGEECLEKHVTFMLEKIRLKYEEYNIDAAPFVIVKADAGTYGMGIMTVKDPSEVRDLNRKQRNKMAVGKEGLQVSEVIIQEGVYTFESIDDAIAEPVVYMMDHFVVGGFYRVHTGRGIDENLNAPGMHFVPLAFETPCCTPDQQANPDSVPNRFYTYGVVARLAMLAASIELERTRPIA, encoded by the coding sequence ATGGTTCCACATTTAACAACCGCATTAACTGGCCCGTTGCTGGAGCTGGAGCGTCATGTTTTAGCGTCAACGCCCAAAATCGAACGCTGGTTCCGCTCGCAGTGGCAGGAGCATGAAGCGCCGTTTTATACCTCGGTAGATTTGCGCAACAGCGGCTTCAAGCTGGCGCCGGTTGATACCAATCTGTTTCCCGGCGGGTTTAATAACCTGAATGCGGACTTCATTCCGCTGGCGGTACAGGCGGCAATGAGCGCAGTCGAGAAAATCTGCCCTGATGCACAAAGCTTGCTGTTGATTCCTGAAAATCACACCCGCAATCTGTTCTATCTGCAAAATGTGGCGCGGCTCGCCAGTATTCTGCGCCAGACAGGTCTGGAAGTTCGCATCGGCAGCCTGATTCCGGATTTGACCGAGCCTTTGGTGCTGGCGCTGGCGGAAGGCGAAACCTTGACGCTGGAGCCGGTGATACGCCGTGGCAACCGCGTAGGCTTGAGCGATTATGATCCGTGTGCGATCTTGCTGAATAATGATCTGTCAGCCGGTGTGCCGGAAATTTTGAAGAATATCGAACAATCCTTGCTGCCGCCGCTGCATGCCGGCTGGCACGTACGCCGTAAATCGCACCACTTCTCCGCATATAACCAGGTGGCACTGGAATTTGCCGAGCTGATCGACATTGATCCGTGGCTGATTAATCCGTATTTTGCCACGTGCGGCGAAATTGATTTCCAGGCGCGGCAAGGTGAAGAGTGCCTGGAAAAACACGTTACTTTCATGCTGGAAAAAATTCGCCTCAAATATGAGGAATACAACATTGATGCCGCACCGTTCGTGATTGTGAAGGCAGATGCCGGTACATACGGCATGGGCATCATGACCGTAAAAGACCCGTCGGAAGTGCGCGATCTCAACCGTAAACAGCGCAACAAGATGGCGGTAGGCAAAGAGGGTTTGCAGGTGTCCGAAGTGATCATTCAGGAAGGTGTCTATACGTTTGAAAGCATAGACGATGCGATTGCTGAGCCAGTGGTGTATATGATGGATCACTTTGTGGTCGGTGGTTTTTATCGCGTGCATACCGGGCGAGGTATTGACGAGAATCTCAACGCGCCGGGCATGCATTTTGTGCCTTTGGCATTCGAAACACCATGCTGTACGCCGGATCAGCAAGCTAACCCGGATTCTGTGCCGAACCGTTTCTATACCTATGGCGTGGTTGCGCGGCTGGCAATGCTGGCTGCTTCGATTGAGTTAGAACGTACAAGGCCAATAGCATGA
- the gshB gene encoding glutathione synthase, translating into MKIAFIIDPVSQLKAYKDSSVAMMREAAARGHTLHVLRQEDMLLHDQQVLALAKPLHLLHDAEHWYSLGTVEKIALHQFDAVIMRKDPPFDTEYLYSTHLLELATVQGARVFNRPSALRDFNEKLAIARFPQFTAPTLVSCRAEVIKAFLHEHGDIILKPLDAMGGSEIFRVRSGEVNLNVIIETLTRLGRRTIMAQRYIPEISAGDKRILLIDGVPVPYALARIPAEGETRGNLAAGGRGVAQPLSARDLEIATTIGAVLRELGLFLVGLDVIGDYLTEINVTSPTGFVEISLQTDCNVAALFIDALEQRCR; encoded by the coding sequence ATGAAAATAGCTTTTATAATTGACCCCGTCAGCCAGCTTAAAGCCTATAAAGACAGCAGCGTAGCCATGATGCGCGAGGCGGCTGCACGCGGGCATACGCTGCATGTGTTGCGGCAGGAGGACATGCTGCTGCATGATCAGCAAGTGCTGGCGCTGGCAAAACCCCTGCATCTGCTACATGATGCCGAACACTGGTATAGCCTGGGCACGGTGGAGAAAATCGCGCTGCACCAGTTCGATGCGGTGATCATGCGCAAAGATCCGCCGTTTGATACCGAATATTTGTACAGCACGCATTTGCTCGAGCTGGCGACAGTGCAGGGCGCGCGGGTGTTTAACCGCCCCTCGGCATTGCGTGATTTTAACGAGAAGCTCGCCATTGCGCGTTTTCCGCAATTTACGGCACCGACGCTGGTCAGTTGCCGGGCTGAAGTGATCAAGGCATTTTTGCACGAGCATGGCGATATTATCTTGAAACCGCTGGATGCAATGGGTGGTTCGGAGATATTCCGGGTGCGTAGCGGCGAGGTCAATCTTAACGTCATTATTGAAACACTGACCCGGTTGGGGCGGCGTACGATCATGGCGCAACGCTATATCCCGGAAATCAGCGCAGGCGACAAACGCATATTGCTGATTGACGGCGTGCCTGTGCCTTATGCACTGGCACGGATTCCTGCTGAAGGCGAAACGCGTGGCAATCTGGCCGCAGGCGGACGTGGCGTGGCTCAGCCTCTGTCAGCGCGCGATCTGGAAATCGCCACCACTATCGGCGCTGTCTTGCGTGAGCTGGGACTGTTCCTGGTAGGGCTGGATGTGATCGGTGATTATCTTACCGAAATCAATGTTACCAGCCCAACGGGTTTTGTCGAGATCTCGTTGCAGACTGATTGCAATGTGGCGGCGCTGTTCATCGATGCGCTGGAGCAGCGATGCCGCTAA
- a CDS encoding FAD:protein FMN transferase yields MPLTRLRWVLLLVVLLLAGCGKPALYSQESYVFGTRVEVSIYGEPEDKARRVTAQVLRDFDQMHHSLHAWEPGTLARMNQIFSLSPAQAAIAPGMIPVIRDATQYSIQSGGLFNPAIGNLIHLWGFQSDHFEAKLPDPAAIQALVKANPQMQDIVVNGIMFHSNNPAVRLDLGGYAKGYALDLAAAYLRSQGVHNALINIGGNIMALGKHGDRAWRVGIQHPRKPGPIATLDLRDGEAIGTSGDYQRFFELDGKRYCHIIDPRTGWPAQGVQAVTVLLAPGPHAGTLSDVASKPIFIAGVSGWQQAAQQMGITQAMLIDAAGKVHLTPAMQKRLSFEANKE; encoded by the coding sequence ATGCCGCTAACCCGGCTACGCTGGGTGCTGTTGCTGGTTGTGCTGTTGCTTGCGGGTTGTGGCAAGCCGGCGCTGTACAGTCAGGAAAGTTATGTGTTTGGTACCCGGGTCGAAGTCAGCATCTACGGCGAACCCGAAGACAAGGCGCGGCGCGTGACGGCGCAGGTGTTGCGTGATTTCGACCAGATGCACCATAGCTTGCATGCCTGGGAGCCGGGCACGCTGGCACGGATGAACCAGATATTCAGCCTCAGCCCTGCGCAGGCCGCTATTGCGCCGGGCATGATCCCGGTCATTCGTGATGCCACGCAGTATTCGATACAGTCGGGCGGGTTGTTCAATCCGGCCATCGGCAATCTGATCCATCTGTGGGGATTCCAGTCCGATCATTTCGAAGCGAAATTGCCTGACCCGGCGGCCATACAGGCACTGGTAAAAGCCAATCCGCAAATGCAGGACATCGTGGTCAACGGCATCATGTTCCATAGCAACAATCCGGCAGTACGGCTGGATCTGGGGGGCTACGCCAAAGGCTATGCGCTGGATCTGGCTGCAGCCTACTTACGCTCGCAAGGTGTGCACAATGCGCTCATCAATATCGGCGGCAATATCATGGCGCTGGGCAAACATGGCGATCGAGCCTGGCGCGTCGGCATCCAGCATCCGCGCAAACCCGGCCCGATTGCAACGCTGGATCTGCGCGATGGTGAGGCGATAGGTACTTCAGGAGATTATCAGCGCTTCTTTGAGCTGGACGGCAAACGCTATTGCCATATCATCGATCCGCGTACCGGCTGGCCGGCTCAGGGTGTGCAGGCGGTGACGGTACTGCTTGCACCCGGCCCCCATGCAGGTACACTATCGGATGTGGCAAGCAAGCCAATTTTTATAGCAGGCGTAAGCGGCTGGCAGCAGGCCGCACAACAAATGGGGATTACTCAGGCGATGCTGATTGATGCAGCTGGCAAGGTTCATCTGACGCCTGCGATGCAGAAACGTTTGAGTTTTGAAGCAAATAAGGAATAG
- a CDS encoding PTS sugar transporter subunit IIA, protein MIGILVVAHGTLGESLIQCATHVLGSRPPLVAALDVSAQTQLCMLGEAEQLLVELDQGDGVLLLSDVYGATPCNTMCRLLVPGKVEGIAGVNLPMLMRAITYRQEPLESLVKKAVTGGQEGILYISPEFCDAATGR, encoded by the coding sequence ATGATAGGTATACTCGTCGTCGCGCACGGTACGTTGGGTGAAAGCCTGATTCAATGTGCGACGCATGTATTAGGTAGTCGCCCGCCATTAGTGGCGGCACTGGATGTGTCTGCACAGACGCAGCTTTGCATGCTCGGTGAGGCAGAGCAATTGCTGGTGGAGCTGGATCAGGGGGATGGTGTGTTGCTGTTGTCCGATGTCTATGGGGCAACACCGTGCAATACCATGTGCCGTTTGCTGGTCCCGGGCAAGGTGGAAGGTATTGCCGGAGTCAATCTCCCAATGTTGATGCGTGCCATTACTTATCGTCAGGAACCCCTCGAGTCATTGGTGAAAAAAGCCGTGACCGGCGGGCAGGAAGGCATTTTATATATCTCACCGGAGTTTTGTGATGCTGCAACAGGACGTTGA
- a CDS encoding HPr family phosphocarrier protein yields the protein MLQQDVEICNKLGLHARASAKLTQTAGQFQSEIWITRNQRRVNAKSIMGVMMLAAAKGTVVQLETNGLDEQPAMTALLALINDKFGEGE from the coding sequence ATGCTGCAACAGGACGTTGAAATTTGTAACAAATTGGGATTGCACGCGCGTGCGTCCGCCAAGCTGACACAAACTGCAGGGCAGTTTCAAAGTGAAATCTGGATCACACGCAATCAGCGTCGGGTGAATGCCAAAAGCATCATGGGGGTCATGATGCTGGCTGCAGCCAAAGGCACGGTGGTGCAACTGGAAACCAATGGTCTCGACGAGCAGCCGGCGATGACTGCGCTGCTGGCATTGATTAACGACAAGTTTGGGGAAGGCGAGTGA
- the ptsP gene encoding phosphoenolpyruvate--protein phosphotransferase, translating to MSFTLHGIGVSAGIAIGVARLASHSRIEVAHYVLSQQYLDKEIARFEDAVTTVRQEMEVLRTQIPANAPAELPAFLDMHLMILNDSMLSEVPKQLIRSQQCNAEWALTQQMEQLVDQFEAIEDPYLRERKTDVVQVVERVLKVLLGQPDNLPSVESTLADSILVAHDLSPADMIGFKRSQFAAFITDAGGATSHSAILARSLNISSVMALHNALNLIRDNEIIIVDGDQGVVIVDPDDAELEEYQLRKEQWEIEHQKLKRITTSRAATLDGVDIELHGNIELPQDIAAVKESGATGIGLFRSEFLFMNRVDLPTEDEQFAAYREVAAAMNGMPVTIRTLDVGADKPLGELTEHTLNPALGRRAIRLCLSELPLFHTQLRAILRASHYGKVKILIPMLCNLVELRLTYAALDRAKASLTAENIPFDTAVEVGGMIEIPAAALMAQAFAERMDFLSIGTNDLIQYTLAIDRADDSVSYLYDPMHPAVLQLIAMTLRAGEKAGKPVSVCGEMAGDPKLTRLLIGLGLRRFSMQPASVLSVKQQILKTHSSETTILVQKILKATDTDKLENLLARLNQ from the coding sequence GTGAGTTTTACTCTGCATGGTATTGGTGTATCTGCCGGTATCGCCATTGGCGTAGCCCGGCTGGCTTCGCACAGCCGTATCGAAGTCGCGCATTATGTCCTGTCCCAGCAATATCTGGATAAGGAAATAGCGCGCTTTGAGGATGCAGTCACCACCGTGCGTCAGGAAATGGAAGTGCTGCGTACGCAGATTCCGGCAAATGCGCCTGCTGAACTGCCGGCTTTCCTCGACATGCATCTGATGATCCTGAATGATTCCATGCTGTCGGAAGTGCCGAAACAACTGATCCGTAGCCAGCAATGCAATGCTGAGTGGGCGTTGACCCAGCAGATGGAACAGCTGGTTGACCAGTTTGAAGCGATCGAAGATCCGTATCTGCGTGAACGCAAAACCGACGTAGTGCAAGTGGTCGAACGGGTGCTCAAGGTGTTATTAGGGCAGCCGGATAATTTGCCATCGGTAGAGAGTACGCTGGCCGACAGTATCCTGGTGGCACATGATCTGTCACCTGCCGACATGATCGGTTTCAAGCGCTCGCAGTTTGCGGCGTTTATTACCGATGCCGGTGGTGCGACGTCGCACTCTGCGATTCTGGCACGCAGCCTGAATATTTCTTCGGTAATGGCGCTGCATAACGCGCTTAACCTGATTCGTGATAATGAAATCATTATTGTCGATGGCGATCAGGGTGTGGTTATCGTCGATCCTGACGATGCCGAGCTGGAAGAGTATCAGCTGCGTAAAGAGCAGTGGGAAATCGAACATCAGAAACTCAAGCGCATTACCACCAGCCGTGCCGCCACACTGGATGGCGTGGATATCGAATTGCATGGCAACATCGAATTGCCGCAGGATATCGCCGCCGTAAAAGAATCCGGGGCGACCGGCATAGGCTTGTTCCGCAGTGAATTCCTGTTCATGAACCGTGTTGATCTGCCCACTGAAGATGAGCAGTTTGCAGCCTATCGTGAAGTGGCCGCCGCGATGAATGGCATGCCGGTCACCATCCGTACCCTGGACGTCGGTGCCGACAAGCCTTTAGGTGAGTTGACCGAACATACGCTCAATCCTGCCTTGGGCCGGCGCGCGATACGCCTGTGTTTGTCTGAGTTGCCGCTGTTCCATACCCAGCTCAGAGCCATCTTGCGCGCCTCGCATTATGGCAAAGTAAAAATTCTGATCCCGATGCTGTGCAATCTGGTCGAGTTGCGCCTGACGTATGCTGCGCTAGATCGTGCCAAGGCCAGTTTGACAGCTGAAAATATCCCGTTTGATACAGCGGTAGAAGTGGGCGGCATGATAGAGATTCCGGCTGCGGCGTTAATGGCGCAGGCTTTTGCCGAGCGTATGGATTTTCTCTCCATCGGCACCAACGATCTGATTCAGTACACGCTGGCCATCGACCGTGCCGATGACAGTGTTTCCTATTTGTATGATCCGATGCACCCCGCGGTGCTGCAATTGATCGCCATGACGCTGCGGGCCGGAGAAAAAGCCGGCAAGCCGGTGTCGGTGTGCGGTGAAATGGCCGGCGACCCCAAGCTGACACGTTTGCTGATCGGGCTGGGCTTGCGTCGCTTCTCCATGCAGCCAGCCAGCGTGCTCAGCGTAAAACAGCAGATATTAAAAACCCACAGTAGCGAAACCACGATACTGGTGCAAAAAATCCTCAAGGCCACGGATACCGACAAGCTGGAAAATCTGCTGGCACGGCTGAATCAGTAA
- the merR gene encoding Hg(II)-responsive transcriptional regulator: MMKDELTIGALAKAGNVNVETIRYYQRIGLLPVPERSYGTIRRYTGDSLKRVRFIKRAQRLGFSLDEIRLLLGLADDKHCTETRELAEKKLAIVADKMADLAAIQQTLQKLVASCAQTTGGRGCPIIDSLGEDEQP, from the coding sequence ATGATGAAAGATGAATTAACGATCGGCGCGCTGGCGAAGGCCGGCAATGTCAATGTCGAAACCATCCGTTACTATCAGCGCATCGGCCTGCTGCCGGTTCCGGAACGCAGTTACGGCACTATCCGCCGCTATACCGGTGACAGTCTGAAACGGGTGCGCTTCATCAAGCGCGCCCAGCGTCTGGGATTCTCGCTGGACGAAATCAGGTTACTGCTCGGACTGGCGGATGACAAACATTGCACTGAAACCAGAGAATTAGCCGAGAAAAAACTTGCCATCGTTGCTGATAAAATGGCTGATCTGGCAGCGATACAGCAGACGCTGCAGAAGCTGGTTGCGTCATGTGCGCAAACGACCGGAGGACGCGGCTGCCCGATTATTGATAGTCTGGGTGAAGACGAGCAGCCGTAA
- the merT gene encoding mercuric ion transporter MerT, giving the protein MNSTKSGAYSLIAGGIAAILASACCLGPLVLVLLGFGGAWMSNLQVLEPFRPFTLGIAIVFLVLAYRKLWQPAATCETGTLCAVPRTQRMYKILFWLVAALIVISISSPYLAPLFY; this is encoded by the coding sequence ATGAATTCAACGAAATCAGGGGCGTATTCACTGATTGCCGGTGGTATAGCGGCAATCCTGGCTTCAGCCTGCTGTCTGGGACCTCTGGTGCTAGTGCTGCTTGGATTTGGTGGTGCGTGGATGTCGAATCTGCAAGTGCTGGAACCCTTCCGCCCATTCACGTTAGGTATTGCCATTGTGTTTCTGGTATTGGCCTACCGCAAGCTATGGCAACCGGCAGCGACCTGTGAGACCGGCACGCTATGTGCCGTGCCGCGTACCCAGCGCATGTACAAAATCCTGTTCTGGCTGGTCGCAGCGCTCATCGTCATTTCCATCAGTTCCCCTTACCTTGCACCCCTTTTCTACTAG
- the merP gene encoding mercury resistance system periplasmic binding protein MerP, translating to MKKIISVVATSVIGVMFFSASALAAVKTVTLSVPGMYCAVCPITVKKALQKVPGVAKVDVSLEKKEAVVSYDDSKATVTNMQDATFEAGYPSEIKADKAK from the coding sequence ATGAAAAAAATCATCTCGGTTGTTGCCACCTCTGTAATCGGCGTAATGTTCTTTTCCGCGTCAGCGCTGGCTGCTGTCAAAACCGTTACCTTGAGCGTGCCCGGCATGTATTGTGCAGTGTGTCCGATTACGGTAAAGAAGGCTTTGCAGAAAGTGCCGGGCGTTGCCAAGGTAGATGTGTCGCTGGAGAAAAAAGAAGCAGTGGTCAGCTATGACGACAGCAAGGCCACTGTTACCAACATGCAGGACGCGACATTCGAAGCGGGTTACCCGTCTGAAATCAAAGCGGATAAAGCCAAATGA